Proteins from a single region of Paenibacillus sp. BIHB 4019:
- a CDS encoding alpha-mannosidase produces the protein MIRIQRFIQDMAERQWLEKVELPQWHMQKAKYIRPGEYVLDEQNVGVQHVNPLYSTHGTTYFLTKKADIPKAWHQDAVGLIFEAGGEGLLKVNGAPYHGLDRNHWYVPLPVDRVGSTPLLEIELYDPIPEPHDPLNRQAVIQPPIAGIRSALVRVNHPLQSLMYSVTVLSESLNALPESDMKRKRLVGAIHRIMDQMHAEPQRWHEAEWVNGLEQSLAQKVQEEDLEGGRSGFMHLVGQSHIDIAWLWPVRETVRKSSRTFSTVCTLMDEYPEFVYSQSQPQLYAFVKEHYPELYERIKARIAEGRWELVGGMWVEPDLNIPSGESLVRQILYGQSFYKEEFGKRSNIEWLPDTFGYCASLPQMLKLADIPYFMTTKLNWNDTNAFPYDLFDWVGIDGTSVIAYLNHGVNEHTRPKDVDEHWKSYKQKDLHPQQMLLYGHGDGGGGVTNEMVEFAERSSFMVGQPVSRFSTARAFFEGIGKSGQSLPRWHGDLYLELHRGTYTTHARNKRSNRKAEVLYREAELWAQFAGLSSAVTEALDEGWKLILLNQFHDIIPGTSIPEAYVTSTEEYGKVMEIGTAGLNRSLEAIAGSIAPDGEGLPYIVFNSLGWERGEVISLTCSAEMSGLSVVDVSGELLACDVKHSGDVQTVSVYVPSIPAFGYTTIWLRASAHADDAKDTQADEAFPAVWETDFYTLEFNDLGEIIRWYDKSVQREWLKPGDKANELQFFHDKPTYWDAWDIDPRFEAQRAGTVQLISKEVVLRGDTKDVLAFRWKLNDSEISQDIILYRHQRRVDFQTKVNWTESHKLLKVAFPVDLIAAKATYEIPFGALERPTHNNTSWEQAQFEVCGHRWADISEGNGGLSVLNDCKYGYDIKGQTIRLSLLRAPKWPDEHADQGEHEFTYSVLPHQADWRGAHVARRAMELNHPVMTVAGQLNRGGLPAVSALPALPARHAWLGFESEHVILDTIKASEDGTGTVLRFYESSGGRETVRIQWPNEKARASVVNLLEDKMEQLPCQRGAFELAFKPFEIKTVKLVSSDWEQDKE, from the coding sequence ATGATTCGGATTCAGCGGTTCATACAGGATATGGCCGAGCGGCAGTGGCTGGAAAAGGTGGAGCTCCCTCAGTGGCATATGCAAAAGGCGAAATATATCCGGCCCGGCGAATACGTGCTGGATGAGCAAAATGTCGGTGTGCAACATGTGAATCCTCTTTACAGTACACATGGCACGACATATTTTTTAACGAAAAAAGCAGACATACCGAAGGCTTGGCATCAAGACGCGGTTGGTCTTATTTTCGAAGCGGGCGGGGAAGGGCTGCTGAAGGTGAACGGGGCTCCTTATCATGGGCTCGACCGCAATCACTGGTATGTGCCGCTTCCCGTGGACCGGGTAGGGAGTACGCCGCTGCTGGAAATCGAATTGTACGATCCGATTCCCGAGCCCCATGATCCGCTGAATCGCCAGGCGGTCATTCAGCCGCCTATCGCTGGCATCCGCTCGGCGCTCGTCCGAGTGAATCATCCGCTGCAAAGCTTGATGTACAGCGTGACGGTGTTGTCGGAGTCGTTGAACGCGCTGCCGGAGAGCGATATGAAGCGAAAACGCCTTGTGGGAGCGATTCATCGCATCATGGATCAGATGCATGCCGAGCCGCAGCGCTGGCACGAGGCCGAGTGGGTAAACGGGCTGGAGCAGTCGCTTGCCCAGAAGGTGCAGGAAGAAGATTTGGAAGGCGGCCGCAGCGGCTTTATGCATTTGGTCGGCCAGTCTCATATCGACATTGCGTGGCTGTGGCCTGTACGCGAAACGGTTCGCAAGTCCAGCCGCACGTTTTCGACGGTATGTACGCTGATGGATGAATACCCCGAATTTGTCTATTCGCAGAGCCAGCCGCAGCTGTATGCCTTTGTAAAGGAGCATTATCCCGAATTGTATGAGCGGATTAAGGCGCGGATTGCCGAAGGGCGCTGGGAGCTGGTCGGCGGCATGTGGGTCGAGCCGGATTTAAATATTCCGAGCGGCGAGTCGCTGGTGCGGCAAATTTTATACGGCCAAAGCTTCTATAAGGAGGAGTTCGGCAAACGCTCCAACATCGAATGGCTTCCTGATACGTTTGGCTACTGCGCGTCGCTGCCGCAAATGCTGAAGCTGGCGGATATCCCGTATTTTATGACCACAAAGCTCAATTGGAATGACACGAACGCTTTCCCTTATGACTTGTTTGATTGGGTAGGCATCGACGGCACCTCTGTCATTGCCTATTTGAACCATGGGGTAAATGAGCATACCCGTCCCAAGGATGTCGATGAACATTGGAAGTCTTACAAACAGAAGGATTTGCATCCGCAGCAAATGCTGCTTTACGGGCATGGGGACGGTGGCGGCGGCGTAACGAACGAAATGGTCGAGTTTGCCGAGCGGTCTTCCTTTATGGTTGGGCAGCCTGTCAGCAGGTTCAGCACGGCCAGAGCTTTTTTTGAAGGAATCGGAAAAAGCGGGCAATCGCTGCCTAGGTGGCATGGCGATTTGTATTTGGAGCTGCATCGCGGCACTTACACGACGCATGCAAGAAATAAGCGAAGCAACCGCAAGGCGGAGGTGCTGTACCGCGAGGCGGAGCTGTGGGCGCAGTTCGCTGGGCTATCTAGCGCAGTGACGGAGGCGCTCGATGAAGGCTGGAAGCTCATTTTGCTCAATCAATTCCATGATATTATCCCGGGAACATCTATTCCTGAAGCCTATGTGACGTCTACAGAGGAGTATGGAAAGGTGATGGAGATCGGGACGGCCGGGCTCAACCGCTCGCTTGAAGCCATTGCAGGCAGCATAGCGCCGGATGGTGAGGGGCTGCCCTACATCGTGTTCAACAGTCTGGGCTGGGAACGCGGAGAAGTAATCAGCTTGACATGCAGCGCTGAAATGAGCGGCTTGTCTGTTGTTGATGTGAGCGGGGAGCTTCTGGCTTGCGATGTCAAGCATAGTGGGGACGTCCAGACGGTATCCGTGTACGTTCCGTCTATCCCGGCCTTCGGTTATACAACGATATGGCTGCGTGCATCAGCGCATGCAGATGACGCCAAGGATACGCAAGCAGATGAGGCCTTTCCTGCCGTTTGGGAGACGGATTTTTACACGCTTGAATTTAATGATTTGGGGGAAATCATCCGTTGGTACGACAAGTCTGTGCAGCGCGAGTGGCTGAAGCCGGGCGATAAAGCAAATGAACTGCAATTTTTTCATGATAAACCGACTTATTGGGATGCATGGGATATTGATCCGCGCTTTGAAGCGCAGCGTGCCGGCACTGTGCAGCTGATCTCGAAAGAAGTTGTGCTGCGAGGGGACACCAAGGATGTGCTTGCCTTCCGCTGGAAGCTGAATGATTCGGAAATTAGCCAGGATATAATTTTGTATCGCCATCAGCGCCGCGTTGATTTTCAGACGAAGGTAAATTGGACAGAAAGCCATAAATTGCTCAAGGTAGCGTTCCCGGTTGACCTTATTGCTGCGAAAGCGACGTATGAAATTCCATTCGGTGCATTGGAGCGTCCAACGCATAACAATACGAGCTGGGAGCAGGCGCAATTTGAAGTGTGCGGACATCGCTGGGCCGATATTTCCGAGGGCAACGGCGGCTTGAGTGTGCTGAACGACTGCAAATATGGGTACGACATTAAGGGCCAGACGATTCGCTTATCGCTGCTGCGCGCGCCGAAATGGCCGGATGAACATGCGGATCAAGGCGAGCACGAGTTCACTTATTCTGTTTTGCCTCATCAAGCGGATTGGCGGGGCGCTCACGTTGCTCGCCGAGCAATGGAATTAAATCATCCCGTCATGACGGTAGCAGGGCAGCTGAACAGAGGAGGGCTTCCTGCGGTTTCAGCGCTTCCAGCGCTTCCTGCACGGCATGCATGGCTGGGTTTTGAAAGCGAGCATGTCATTTTGGACACGATCAAAGCTTCCGAGGACGGGACTGGAACCGTGCTGCGGTTTTATGAATCATCAGGCGGAAGAGAGACTGTGCGTATCCAGTGGCCGAATGAAAAAGCGAGGGCGTCTGTCGTGAATTTGCTTGAGGATAAAATGGAGCAGCTGCCATGTCAGCGAGGGGCATTCGAGCTGGCCTTCAAGCCTTTTGAAATAAAAACGGTGAAGCTCGTTTCATCGGATTGGGAACAGGATAAGGAGTAG
- a CDS encoding LacI family DNA-binding transcriptional regulator has protein sequence MPRKVSIQMIADQLGLSKYAVSRALSGKSGVSQATRERVLEFAKTLGYGLPSQKAPSPAPDAASSFVLICMNPSNRVDPFYWQRVLEGIISGCSERGWPHVIVSQPVSFPAVSDLSPQEIIAPHLDWNSCLGLIVMGAYPYAALQLMARTGKPLVLLDHNEPLLDVDSVNHANIEAGILIAHHLLVAQKCRSLIFLGDDGRSASFAERRIGVRTAMERYGGSNTKLQEWELAYEEKEWLAAAAERFAQLAPEQRPDAWVCANDDIAMQWMQQLQRMGVAVPQQTRVSGIDNVEAAAHTSPRLTTVNLSKEALGSRAIEALSRRLERPGTPMERLHLSATLIPRDSA, from the coding sequence ATGCCACGTAAAGTATCGATCCAAATGATCGCCGACCAGCTCGGCCTATCCAAATATGCGGTATCCCGCGCGCTTAGCGGGAAATCTGGTGTCAGCCAGGCCACACGCGAGCGGGTTTTAGAGTTTGCCAAGACGCTTGGCTACGGGCTTCCTTCCCAGAAGGCGCCTTCCCCCGCTCCCGACGCTGCCTCTTCCTTTGTCCTGATCTGCATGAATCCTTCCAACCGGGTCGATCCTTTTTATTGGCAGCGGGTGCTCGAAGGAATCATTTCCGGCTGCAGCGAGCGAGGGTGGCCTCATGTCATCGTCTCCCAGCCGGTCTCGTTCCCGGCTGTATCCGATTTATCGCCGCAGGAAATTATCGCGCCGCACTTGGACTGGAACAGCTGCCTCGGGCTCATCGTCATGGGCGCATATCCTTATGCGGCCCTTCAGCTTATGGCTCGTACAGGCAAGCCATTGGTGCTGCTCGACCATAATGAGCCTTTGCTTGATGTGGATTCGGTCAATCATGCGAATATAGAAGCGGGAATTCTTATTGCCCATCATCTGCTGGTCGCCCAGAAATGCAGAAGCCTTATTTTTCTTGGTGATGATGGCCGTTCTGCCAGCTTTGCCGAAAGACGAATCGGCGTACGGACCGCAATGGAGCGCTACGGCGGATCGAATACGAAGCTGCAGGAGTGGGAGCTGGCCTATGAAGAGAAGGAATGGCTCGCTGCTGCCGCAGAACGGTTTGCCCAGCTGGCACCGGAGCAGCGCCCGGATGCTTGGGTTTGCGCTAATGACGACATCGCCATGCAATGGATGCAGCAGCTGCAGAGGATGGGAGTAGCGGTTCCCCAGCAGACGCGTGTGTCGGGTATCGACAATGTAGAAGCAGCGGCTCACACCTCTCCTCGGCTCACTACCGTGAACCTCAGCAAGGAGGCGCTTGGCAGCCGTGCAATCGAAGCGCTATCGCGCCGCCTAGAACGTCCAGGAACGCCGATGGAGCGGCTGCATCTCAGCGCCACCTTAATTCCGCGAGACTCCGCTTAA
- a CDS encoding beta-galactosidase — translation MKILVFYDEAFPYEGARPSQEARKKLSVWAEVADAHTLSDRLAEDNWEALIHLHGPYFPKSAWSGVKAHLDRGGGLLHAGGAPFRRPVVKEGDGWRVEREQTAYHQLMNIHDALPASVQKVVRAAASAEFPLLLGREALFGIEPTWGLTLHATKSSDIPAEMGSGGPMDAFIYPLLVGVDHDGRERAAPVVLLENMKGSFAGGRWILINQTLGQPFWEGAGAADTAETADTAGIAGAELLKELAAYVGRGVTELWLKPNYAAYEPGEQPILTLQLQSLSRTCLMEQNWTFKLKVEREGQTSVWESTLQAETGPRRRDLQLLRIPVPVPAVAGLHSITCEVRSDAGEVRLMKQAYWGMDRELLGSGELLACGRDYFFRGGRPLPIVGMTYMASDVSRKFLHLPNVSRWERDMAEMRRAGVNLIRTGIWTGYRNMMFADGHVVEDVLRAIDAFLLTAKRHELEVTFTFFSFAPEAWEGVNPYLDPRAVEAQKRFIASIVSRHQDTAHVHWDLINEPSLFDPARVFEGPRSLADRYERAAFSEWLEERHGGDLVRLQERWNMTPGELPSFEAAMPPDPGDTHFDSVLLPKKWGPWLDYSLFTMDMHNRWALELTSTIRSSNPRQLVTVGQDEALGGQRPSPFFYGSVVDYTTVHSWWLMDQLVWDGIFAKTLDKPNLAQETGIMHIQRPDGMAKRSEEELHRILERKYAYAFSTGGAGAVQWIWNINPFMNNANESNIGALRADGTQKPETDVTYDFGRFMQDIGGLFVGRVLEDVAVVYPYSNDFSSRKLAFEATSQAVRVLTFGMNIHPRGVGEYQLEELVRQPAKLIIVPSAHNFSDEAFEQLVSLAKKGSTVLWTGPLRLDAYWGTANERLRAEIGETVPGNVRREETLLLGGKRQSVSFGGRKIGQLAIDRPVSQSGSSSSTSSNSSSANSASNASNNSNANNADNASNNSNTRNANHAGQGLVSMALGAGSFIWCPLPLELNDRWEPLQALYEEALRASGTEMELEWLSGGDAPGVYGRKLQFDEGNLYIFVSEYSSDMELEIRDPLTGAQYAFVLEKERTVMFAADHEGQLMSVYRPEQVSIRAFKR, via the coding sequence ATGAAAATTCTAGTGTTTTACGATGAAGCATTTCCTTACGAGGGCGCGCGTCCCTCGCAGGAAGCAAGGAAGAAGCTTTCCGTATGGGCTGAAGTCGCCGATGCACATACGCTATCCGATCGTTTGGCAGAGGACAATTGGGAAGCGCTTATACATTTGCACGGCCCGTATTTTCCAAAATCCGCATGGAGCGGCGTGAAAGCCCATCTGGATCGAGGAGGCGGCTTGCTTCATGCAGGCGGTGCTCCTTTTCGCAGGCCAGTTGTGAAAGAGGGGGATGGCTGGAGAGTGGAGCGGGAGCAGACCGCATATCATCAGCTCATGAATATCCATGATGCACTGCCAGCATCCGTTCAGAAAGTAGTGCGGGCAGCTGCATCGGCCGAATTCCCGCTGCTCCTGGGGCGCGAAGCGCTTTTTGGCATTGAACCGACATGGGGACTGACGCTGCATGCGACAAAATCAAGCGATATTCCCGCCGAGATGGGCTCGGGTGGCCCAATGGATGCTTTTATTTACCCGCTGCTTGTTGGCGTGGATCATGATGGACGCGAAAGGGCGGCTCCAGTCGTTCTGCTGGAGAACATGAAAGGGAGCTTTGCAGGAGGCCGCTGGATATTGATCAATCAGACGCTGGGGCAGCCATTTTGGGAAGGTGCGGGTGCTGCTGACACAGCGGAAACAGCGGATACTGCGGGCATTGCGGGTGCTGAGCTGCTTAAGGAGCTCGCTGCATATGTTGGACGCGGCGTCACAGAATTGTGGCTGAAGCCCAATTACGCCGCTTATGAGCCGGGTGAGCAGCCTATTTTGACGCTTCAATTGCAGTCGTTGTCCCGTACCTGCTTAATGGAGCAAAACTGGACGTTCAAGCTGAAGGTAGAGCGTGAAGGTCAGACCTCGGTCTGGGAAAGTACGCTGCAAGCGGAGACGGGGCCGCGGCGTCGGGATTTGCAGCTGCTCCGCATTCCTGTGCCAGTACCAGCAGTGGCGGGCCTTCACTCGATCACCTGTGAAGTCCGCTCAGATGCAGGCGAAGTCCGGCTTATGAAGCAGGCGTATTGGGGAATGGACAGGGAATTGCTGGGCAGCGGGGAGCTGCTTGCCTGCGGAAGAGACTATTTCTTCCGCGGCGGACGCCCTTTGCCTATCGTCGGCATGACGTATATGGCTTCCGACGTGTCGCGCAAGTTTCTCCATTTGCCGAATGTGAGCCGCTGGGAGCGGGATATGGCAGAGATGCGAAGGGCTGGAGTCAATCTGATACGGACCGGCATTTGGACGGGCTACCGGAATATGATGTTCGCCGACGGGCATGTCGTCGAGGATGTGCTGCGGGCTATCGACGCTTTCCTGCTTACGGCAAAGCGGCATGAGCTGGAGGTCACCTTTACCTTCTTTTCGTTTGCGCCCGAGGCGTGGGAAGGAGTTAATCCGTATTTGGACCCGCGGGCTGTCGAGGCACAAAAACGGTTTATCGCTTCCATCGTCTCCCGCCATCAAGACACAGCGCACGTCCATTGGGATCTAATCAATGAGCCTTCTTTATTCGATCCGGCTCGTGTGTTCGAGGGGCCTAGATCGCTTGCGGACCGCTATGAGCGGGCAGCGTTTTCCGAGTGGCTGGAGGAGCGCCACGGCGGCGACCTTGTCCGGCTTCAGGAACGATGGAATATGACTCCCGGAGAGCTGCCATCCTTTGAGGCGGCGATGCCGCCGGACCCGGGCGATACCCATTTTGACAGCGTGCTTTTGCCGAAAAAATGGGGGCCATGGCTGGACTATTCGCTGTTTACTATGGACATGCACAATCGCTGGGCGCTGGAGCTAACCTCCACCATTCGCAGCTCCAATCCGCGCCAGCTTGTGACGGTTGGGCAGGATGAGGCGCTGGGCGGTCAGCGTCCTTCTCCCTTTTTCTACGGTTCCGTAGTCGATTATACGACGGTACATAGCTGGTGGCTGATGGATCAGCTGGTGTGGGACGGAATTTTCGCCAAAACGCTGGATAAGCCGAACTTGGCCCAAGAAACCGGCATTATGCATATTCAGCGCCCGGATGGCATGGCAAAACGCTCGGAGGAAGAACTGCATCGCATTTTGGAGCGAAAATATGCCTACGCCTTCTCAACTGGAGGCGCCGGAGCGGTGCAATGGATATGGAATATTAATCCCTTTATGAACAATGCGAATGAATCGAATATCGGGGCCCTTCGGGCTGATGGCACCCAGAAACCTGAAACGGATGTGACGTACGATTTTGGCCGTTTTATGCAGGACATTGGCGGACTGTTTGTGGGGCGGGTATTGGAGGACGTTGCGGTCGTATATCCGTATTCCAATGATTTTTCGAGCCGGAAGCTGGCTTTCGAGGCTACCTCGCAAGCGGTAAGGGTGCTCACCTTCGGCATGAACATACATCCTCGAGGCGTGGGCGAATACCAGCTGGAGGAGCTTGTGCGTCAGCCAGCTAAGCTCATTATCGTGCCGAGTGCCCATAACTTTAGCGACGAGGCGTTTGAGCAGCTCGTTAGTCTGGCGAAGAAAGGCAGCACCGTGCTATGGACGGGGCCGCTCCGCTTGGACGCTTATTGGGGCACTGCCAATGAGCGGCTGCGGGCTGAGATTGGCGAGACGGTGCCCGGCAACGTGCGCCGTGAAGAAACGTTGCTGCTAGGCGGCAAGCGGCAAAGCGTATCATTCGGCGGACGCAAAATCGGTCAGCTGGCTATCGATCGGCCGGTCTCGCAGTCTGGCAGCAGTAGCAGCACTTCTAGCAATTCCAGCAGTGCAAACAGCGCCAGTAATGCCAGCAATAACAGCAATGCCAACAATGCCGACAATGCCAGTAATAATAGCAATACCAGAAATGCCAACCATGCTGGCCAAGGCCTGGTCAGCATGGCACTCGGTGCAGGCAGCTTCATCTGGTGTCCGCTCCCGCTGGAGCTGAATGACAGATGGGAGCCGCTGCAAGCGCTGTATGAAGAGGCGCTGCGTGCTTCCGGCACCGAGATGGAGCTGGAATGGCTAAGCGGCGGCGACGCTCCGGGCGTTTATGGCCGGAAGCTGCAATTTGATGAAGGCAATCTTTATATTTTTGTATCCGAATATAGCAGTGATATGGAACTGGAAATACGGGACCCGTTGACTGGCGCCCAGTATGCGTTTGTTTTGGAAAAGGAACGGACGGTCATGTTCGCCGCCGACCATGAAGGACAGCTAATGTCGGTGTATCGCCCCGAGCAAGTGAGCATCAGAGCTTTCAAACGCTAA
- a CDS encoding glycoside hydrolase family 3 N-terminal domain-containing protein, with protein sequence MDYKDASLPIRERVQDLLERMTTEEKIGQLIQPMGWKTYLKEADGTVQVTEQFKEEVARGGVGSLYGVLRADPWTEVTLETGLTPRQGAVATNEIQRYVIENSRLGIPILFGEECSHGHMAIGATVFPVPLTVGSTWNKVLYREMCEAIAAETRSQGGAATYSPVLDVVRDPRWGRTEECFAEDPYLIGELAVEAIKGLQGERLDTDKTIVATLKHFAAYGSSEGGRNAAPVHMGLRELHEIDLLPFKKAVEAGACSVMTAYNEIDGVPCTSNSYLLNDLLREEWGFDGFVITDFGAIQMLVSGHNTAENGEQAVAQSLKAGVDMEMSGYMYGKHLAGALAQGLMTEDELNTAAGRVLDMKFRLGLFERPYVDPDFAQRVIGCEEHVELARRVAAEGIILLKNDQATLPLSKAGAKIAVIGPNANHVYNQLGDYTSPQPKGQIVTVLEGIRRKLGANANADDQVLYAPGCRIKGDAKDGFGHALACAEQADAIVMVIGGSSARDFGEGTIDLRTGASVVTDNAWNDMECGEGIDRSTLNLMGVQLELVQEIYKLGKPVIIVYINGRPIAEPWIEEHAHAILEAWYPGQEGGNAIADILFGDVNPSGRLTVSIPKHVGQLPVYYHSKRTRGKRYLETDLEPQYPFGFGLSYTQFGYDNIRVVPEVIAPGGEAEVQIEVTNVGGVAGDEVVQMYVTDVSASVTRAETSLKGFCKIHLQPGETKLVTFPVNQEHLALINAQLKPVVEPGEFRLMVGSSSKDWLACSLHVKHEGEQA encoded by the coding sequence ATGGACTATAAAGACGCTTCGCTTCCGATTCGGGAACGGGTTCAGGATTTGCTTGAACGTATGACGACAGAGGAGAAAATCGGCCAGCTCATCCAGCCTATGGGATGGAAAACCTACCTCAAGGAAGCGGACGGCACCGTGCAGGTGACGGAGCAGTTCAAGGAAGAGGTTGCGCGGGGCGGAGTAGGTTCTTTATACGGCGTTCTCCGCGCTGATCCTTGGACAGAGGTGACGCTGGAGACGGGACTTACACCAAGGCAAGGTGCGGTAGCGACTAATGAAATCCAGCGATACGTGATTGAAAACTCCCGCCTTGGCATTCCGATTTTGTTCGGGGAGGAGTGCTCTCATGGGCATATGGCAATTGGGGCAACGGTATTTCCCGTTCCGCTTACGGTCGGAAGCACCTGGAACAAGGTTTTGTACCGGGAAATGTGCGAGGCGATTGCGGCAGAGACTCGAAGCCAAGGGGGCGCTGCGACGTATTCGCCTGTCCTTGATGTCGTGCGCGACCCGCGGTGGGGGCGGACGGAGGAATGTTTCGCGGAAGACCCCTATTTAATCGGCGAGCTGGCGGTCGAGGCGATTAAGGGGCTGCAAGGGGAGCGGCTGGATACGGACAAAACGATTGTGGCGACGCTTAAGCATTTTGCCGCTTATGGCAGCTCCGAGGGCGGACGCAATGCGGCTCCTGTCCATATGGGGCTGCGCGAGCTTCATGAAATCGATTTGCTGCCGTTCAAAAAGGCGGTGGAGGCGGGAGCCTGCTCCGTTATGACGGCGTACAACGAAATTGACGGTGTGCCCTGCACCTCAAATTCCTATTTGCTGAACGACCTGCTGCGCGAGGAATGGGGGTTTGACGGTTTTGTCATTACCGATTTTGGCGCGATTCAAATGCTGGTCAGCGGCCATAATACAGCGGAGAACGGGGAGCAGGCAGTGGCGCAAAGCCTGAAAGCAGGCGTCGATATGGAGATGTCCGGCTATATGTATGGCAAGCATTTAGCAGGCGCGCTTGCGCAGGGGCTGATGACCGAGGATGAGCTGAATACAGCGGCAGGACGGGTGCTCGACATGAAATTCAGACTTGGCTTATTCGAACGGCCTTATGTTGATCCTGATTTTGCGCAGCGGGTTATCGGGTGCGAGGAGCATGTGGAGCTGGCGAGAAGGGTAGCCGCGGAGGGCATTATTTTGCTCAAAAATGATCAGGCCACGCTTCCGCTCAGCAAAGCAGGCGCCAAAATAGCCGTTATCGGTCCGAATGCGAACCACGTCTACAATCAGCTCGGCGATTACACCTCGCCGCAGCCTAAGGGACAAATCGTCACCGTACTTGAGGGAATCCGCCGCAAGCTCGGCGCGAATGCGAATGCGGATGATCAGGTGCTGTATGCGCCTGGCTGCCGAATTAAGGGCGACGCCAAAGACGGCTTCGGCCATGCCCTCGCCTGCGCCGAGCAAGCGGATGCCATCGTTATGGTTATCGGCGGCTCCAGCGCCCGGGATTTCGGGGAAGGCACCATTGATTTGCGTACAGGAGCGTCCGTCGTTACGGATAACGCATGGAACGACATGGAGTGCGGTGAAGGCATCGACCGTTCGACGCTTAATCTCATGGGGGTGCAGCTTGAGCTGGTGCAGGAAATATATAAGCTAGGCAAGCCGGTTATCATCGTCTACATCAACGGCAGGCCGATTGCCGAGCCGTGGATTGAAGAGCATGCCCATGCGATTTTGGAGGCGTGGTATCCGGGACAGGAGGGCGGCAATGCGATTGCGGACATTTTATTCGGCGACGTCAATCCTTCCGGGCGCCTTACCGTTTCCATTCCGAAGCATGTCGGTCAGCTGCCGGTTTATTATCATTCCAAGAGAACGCGCGGCAAACGGTATTTGGAGACGGATCTGGAGCCGCAATATCCATTCGGGTTTGGGCTCAGCTATACCCAATTTGGCTACGACAACATACGGGTTGTGCCGGAAGTGATCGCTCCGGGCGGAGAAGCCGAGGTGCAAATCGAAGTGACGAACGTCGGCGGTGTGGCTGGAGACGAGGTTGTGCAAATGTATGTAACCGATGTATCCGCATCGGTTACCCGTGCCGAGACCTCGCTCAAGGGCTTCTGCAAAATTCATTTGCAGCCGGGGGAGACGAAGCTTGTCACTTTCCCTGTGAACCAAGAGCATCTTGCGCTGATTAATGCCCAGCTGAAGCCGGTTGTAGAACCAGGCGAATTCCGCTTAATGGTTGGCAGCAGCTCGAAGGATTGGCTGGCATGCAGCTTGCATGTTAAGCATGAGGGGGAACAGGCATGA